GAAAAACTATTGCGGAGATGCATCATTTATGGCATTTAATGATCAGATTAAGGTGATTATTGTTATTGTTTATCATTAAAAATAGGCATCTAGTATTCCAAGCTACAAATAATTGCTTAATCGCTCTTTGTTATTTTTATTTAAGATTAAAAAAATTATAATTAACTGTAGGGTGGGTTAGGCGATAACTCCATGAAGCGGAATAACTATTTAATCAGATATCCGCCGTAACCCACCAATAATAAGGGTAAAAAGGACATAGAATAACGGTGCGTTACGCTTTGCTAACGCACCCTACAATTTGCGGTGATAAATGGCAGCGTTTATGGCGAAAACAGCGCAACTACAAACGGTTTAACCACAACCTAAGCCACTCCCGGTACATTCGCCAACTTTACCCGCTGCAACTTGCCGTTTGCCTTTCAGCTTTGACAAATCACTTCCTTCATAAACGGCTTGTAATCCCGTCTCAATAAAACCGCTCATTTCTACCGGAAGCACACCACACTTGGTCAAAATTTCTTTCGGGTTATCGCCAATACTACTGGCTAAAATTGCCCGACAATCTTTTAGCATATTCGCGACTTTTTGCCACCGTTCAAAACCACTTCCACGGTCAGGGGCGAGGCGTTCTTCTACTAAGGTAAAGCCTTGATCCGTTTTCTGCCAAATCTGAAACTGATCCACTTGACCTAAATGCTGATTCACCAGAATTCCTTCAACGGTTGCTACAGCGACATAAGGGCGTTCTTTTTCTTCAATGGGAATCACTTTCTTGGAACAAGCAATCAAACACCCGTGGAATTCTTCGGACTGATCTGCCCCTAAAAGTCCCACAGCATCCGCCCGACAGCGCGTGCAATGGCGCATTTGCGGTAAATATTCCTCGCATTCTTTGCGGATTTTCGCCATCATAATTGCATCGGGTTCAGTTAATCCCTCAAATGGCGTTTCGGCGGTGGGATACATCGCCATGGCATTAAATAAATCTGCCCCCAATTCTGCCATGGCTTTGGCGACTTCCACCACATGATGGTCATTAATTCCGGGCATAACGATGCAGTTAATTTTAACCGTAATCCCGGCAGCTTTCAATCCTTTGACGGCTTCTAATTGCCGT
The nucleotide sequence above comes from Coleofasciculus chthonoplastes PCC 7420. Encoded proteins:
- the nifB gene encoding nitrogenase cofactor biosynthesis protein NifB, which produces MTATINLENHPCFNVKVKGQFGRVHLPVAPKCNIQCNYCNRKYDCVNESRPGVTSTILSPAQAAVYMEKVLEKEPRISVAGIAGPGDPFANPEETLGTMRLLREKFPDLILCLATNGLNLKPEYIDEIAEIGVSHVTVTINAIDPEITRKVYRWVRHEKSVYQGLKGAKLLLERQLEAVKGLKAAGITVKINCIVMPGINDHHVVEVAKAMAELGADLFNAMAMYPTAETPFEGLTEPDAIMMAKIRKECEEYLPQMRHCTRCRADAVGLLGADQSEEFHGCLIACSKKVIPIEEKERPYVAVATVEGILVNQHLGQVDQFQIWQKTDQGFTLVEERLAPDRGSGFERWQKVANMLKDCRAILASSIGDNPKEILTKCGVLPVEMSGFIETGLQAVYEGSDLSKLKGKRQVAAGKVGECTGSGLGCG